A window from Bacteroidia bacterium encodes these proteins:
- the nadA gene encoding quinolinate synthase NadA, whose product MLLKPKKFFSESDIDLSLDLFEEINKLKKEKNAVILAHYYQEADIQDIADFIGDSLALAQQAVKTQADIIVFAGVHFMAETAKIINPKKKVLLPDLKAGCSLADSCPPEKFYKFKEEHPDHLVISYINCTAEIKAMTDIICTSSNAEKIVNSLPKNQKIIFAPDKNLGKYIIKKTGRDMVLWNGSCMVHEIFSAKKLIQLKENFPEAKIIAHPECEEIVLQYADFIGSTSALLNYTKNEKSNTFIVVTESGIIHQMAKNSPEKIFIPAPPDNNCACNDCPHMKLNTLEKLYLCMLNESPEIKLSEEILAKSKKPIDKMLELSAKFAL is encoded by the coding sequence ATGTTGTTAAAACCTAAAAAGTTTTTTTCAGAAAGCGATATTGATTTATCCTTAGATTTGTTCGAGGAAATAAACAAACTGAAAAAAGAAAAAAATGCCGTTATACTTGCCCATTACTACCAAGAAGCCGATATACAGGACATTGCTGATTTTATTGGAGATAGTTTGGCTTTGGCGCAACAAGCTGTAAAAACGCAAGCCGACATAATTGTTTTTGCAGGAGTTCATTTTATGGCGGAAACGGCAAAAATAATTAATCCGAAAAAGAAAGTTTTATTGCCGGATTTGAAAGCAGGATGTTCGCTCGCAGATTCTTGTCCACCCGAAAAATTTTATAAATTTAAAGAAGAACACCCTGATCATTTAGTGATTTCTTACATCAATTGTACTGCCGAAATAAAGGCAATGACGGATATTATTTGTACATCCAGCAACGCTGAAAAAATTGTAAATTCATTACCAAAAAATCAAAAAATTATTTTTGCGCCTGATAAAAATCTCGGAAAGTATATCATTAAAAAAACGGGTAGAGATATGGTTTTGTGGAATGGATCGTGCATGGTTCACGAAATATTTTCTGCAAAAAAACTAATTCAGTTAAAAGAAAATTTTCCGGAAGCAAAAATTATTGCGCATCCAGAATGTGAAGAAATAGTGCTTCAATATGCTGATTTTATTGGTTCTACATCCGCTTTATTAAATTATACGAAAAACGAAAAATCAAATACATTTATCGTAGTAACGGAATCGGGAATTATTCATCAGATGGCAAAAAATTCTCCAGAAAAAATATTTATTCCAGCGCCACCAGATAATAATTGCGCATGTAATGATTGTCCGCACATGAAATTAAATACACTCGAAAAATTATATTTATGCATGTTAAATGAAAGTCCAGAAATAAAATTGAGCGAAGAAATTTTAGCGAAATCAAAAAAACCAATTGATAAAATGCTCGAATTATCTGCTAAATTTGCTTTATAA
- a CDS encoding hemerythrin domain-containing protein, translated as MNKPLHQFFTEDHHRIDQLLHKATEQADEIEMNYYHQFRTRLLRHIKMEEKTLFPAAKKANLELMQQLIPRYRLDHGAITALMVPPPTSSLIKVIRHLLEKHDLAEEEPGGLYDVCEALTHGETKELLIQLANTEEVPVHPSNPAPIAIESARRALARAGYDFDEISRNSN; from the coding sequence ATGAACAAACCCTTGCATCAATTTTTTACAGAAGACCATCACCGCATTGATCAATTATTGCATAAGGCAACTGAGCAAGCGGACGAAATCGAAATGAATTATTATCATCAATTCAGAACCCGATTATTGCGTCACATTAAAATGGAAGAAAAAACTCTTTTTCCTGCAGCAAAAAAAGCAAATCTTGAATTGATGCAGCAACTTATTCCAAGGTATCGCCTCGATCATGGAGCAATAACTGCCTTAATGGTGCCTCCGCCTACTTCGTCTCTGATAAAAGTGATAAGGCATCTTTTAGAAAAACACGATTTGGCTGAAGAGGAGCCCGGAGGATTGTACGATGTGTGTGAAGCGTTGACGCACGGAGAAACAAAGGAGCTTTTAATCCAACTGGCAAATACCGAAGAAGTGCCTGTTCATCCGTCTAATCCAGCGCCCATTGCAATAGAATCGGCACGGCGAGCATTGGCGAGAGCCGGTTATGATTTTGATGAAATTAGCAGAAACTCTAATTAA
- the rpiB gene encoding ribose 5-phosphate isomerase B → MEKKFLAIGSDHAGFALKEKIKLHLSKQNFEIKDFGTHSEERADYSDYGHLVAKEVAEKKISGGILICGSGNGINMTANKHAGIRAALCWKEEIAQLARQHNDANIIVLPARFISDDEAFKCVDVFFKTAFEGGRHCGRVEKIDLK, encoded by the coding sequence ATGGAAAAAAAATTTTTGGCAATCGGTTCCGACCATGCTGGTTTTGCATTAAAAGAAAAAATAAAGTTACATCTTTCAAAACAAAATTTTGAAATAAAAGATTTCGGAACACATTCTGAAGAACGCGCCGATTACTCGGATTACGGACATTTAGTTGCAAAAGAAGTTGCCGAAAAAAAAATTTCCGGAGGCATTTTAATCTGCGGAAGCGGAAATGGAATTAATATGACAGCGAATAAACACGCCGGAATTAGAGCCGCTTTGTGTTGGAAAGAAGAAATTGCTCAACTCGCGCGACAACACAACGACGCGAATATAATTGTTTTACCCGCCAGATTTATTAGTGATGATGAGGCTTTTAAATGTGTAGATGTTTTTTTTAAAACAGCATTTGAAGGCGGAAGACATTGTGGAAGAGTAGAAAAGATAGATCTTAAATAA
- a CDS encoding DUF2249 domain-containing protein, producing MKNKIHTEELDMRVFIPIERHKKLIQLFKELPVDGSFIFINDHDPIPLYYEFRSIYGDVVGWEYLNRAGREWKVKVTRTEDSQGREFTDISTLLDLRKADEKEWKQIVFHRYGMMEQGNTMEIIAAEDPIEIHGIFVRKFDGQHSWIYKKQEPNEFVVHITKKVKSDLEDDGFSVVNEFDLRSFPPTERHEMFYKAFADITSGEAFEFINDHDPKPLYYQMEAESKEPFKWEYLEKGPEEWKVRVIKTKA from the coding sequence ATGAAAAATAAAATACACACAGAAGAGCTGGATATGCGCGTGTTTATCCCTATAGAAAGACATAAAAAATTAATACAACTCTTCAAGGAATTACCCGTTGATGGAAGTTTTATCTTTATAAATGATCATGATCCTATCCCGCTCTATTACGAGTTTCGTTCCATTTATGGAGATGTGGTTGGTTGGGAATATCTCAATCGTGCGGGTAGAGAATGGAAGGTAAAAGTTACACGAACTGAGGATTCTCAGGGCAGAGAATTTACGGATATTTCTACCTTGCTCGATCTTCGGAAAGCAGATGAAAAAGAGTGGAAACAAATCGTATTTCACCGTTACGGGATGATGGAACAAGGCAATACCATGGAAATTATTGCTGCGGAAGATCCAATAGAAATTCACGGTATTTTTGTAAGAAAGTTTGATGGACAACATTCTTGGATTTATAAAAAGCAAGAACCCAATGAATTCGTTGTTCACATCACTAAAAAAGTGAAAAGCGATTTAGAAGATGATGGTTTTTCGGTGGTGAACGAATTTGATTTACGATCTTTTCCGCCAACAGAACGGCATGAAATGTTTTATAAAGCCTTTGCTGATATAACGTCTGGTGAAGCCTTTGAATTTATCAACGATCATGATCCCAAACCGCTTTATTATCAAATGGAAGCAGAAAGCAAAGAACCTTTTAAGTGGGAATATTTAGAAAAAGGTCCTGAAGAATGGAAAGTGAGAGTCATCAAAACAAAAGCATGA
- a CDS encoding PAS domain S-box protein, protein MPKTNKKKISQPTPKNKIFGGGSFVEDNLFDKLAEASFDGVVVHRKGIILATNPMLKKLFGYKTSPIGKSIIAYVTTESKKIVFEKVKQDSEDKYEAEMLRENGTTFNAELIGRKIIYEGRQARVTAIRDITSQKKYEQALKKSEEEYRLLFKVSPVPMFVYSRNTHKILQVNDAAIKKYGYSEKEFLSKTIKDIRPKEEAKKLVEHEKKNQKDTSNVRYHGLWKHLKKDGKIIDVEISTTSIYMNGEVCDLTTINDVTETIRTKNLLIESEKNFSQVLEKIDEFVYYFEYDEKGLPQPKYVGSQSEKLMGLTVKEYLKSGYKLLEDCHPEDVARMLAASKKIKKEKEPQVERYRYKLKSWKEYKWIEERIFPQVDAKGKHIGNFGIMRDVTEQAKASQEIVREKDKLKHYLDVAGILLVALDANQNVLLVNQKGCEVLGYKEEEIIGKNWYEHFVPKVESKKRKNNFLKRFATDSTIFQVENEILTKSGKKRRIAWKDSILFDDDKKPIAMISSGEDITEKRLAEIALRESESRFKLLSKATNEGIAIIDNDGVIIDSNDQYAHMYGMKAASEIIGISCLSLIAPESKNIVKERIANNISGLYRCWCLKVDGTKFLMEVHSRKIPYNGLEVRMSAVTDVTESQKYENELKQSRANYKSLVDYSPDGVFIHVDGKVKFANPSALRIIEADNFEQVSEQLVLKFLLPEYHTLAIDRIKQTKKGQLMPFYEVKATTLKGNKIELEIKAMPIKYNGENAIQVVVHDTTIEKNFLKEQLRAQVAEEQKEKLEREIAVRKKIQQELQKSEEKYRAIYDQAHIGIARTDLKGKFLQVNHYLSGMLGFTQEEFVGKSVLEYTHPEDVQKTKESFTEKISGKTDKTRLEKRYIHKSGKNVFVEVTGSAIKDIDGSPMYFLSVIEDVTEKRENEKELITKSAKINAIFQNSSHLIYTVSRDGILTSYNDNYRQITEFAYGGSPKVGSRLFISSSKEKSISKQFLDQATLSHQIALSGISQQYEQKVVGQDGQVKWFEISLDPIVLPDGKIEEVSYIAHDITEKKENEIQIGHSLQEKEVLLKEVHHRVKNNLQVISSILNLQSSSAKDPAILDLLKESQNRIKSMAYIHENLYRTNDFANIKFSEYLITLAENLVYSYATNRCPIELNLEIENIFINLDLAIPCGLIVNELMTNALKYAFKDRASGKITIELKEKNERITLSVIDNGVGFPKAVDYKNTESLGLQLVVTLTEQLSGTITQEVNNGTRFSIEFNQKTKKNG, encoded by the coding sequence ATGCCGAAAACGAATAAGAAAAAAATTTCGCAACCTACACCAAAAAATAAAATTTTCGGTGGAGGATCCTTTGTGGAAGATAATTTGTTTGACAAATTGGCGGAAGCCTCTTTCGATGGCGTTGTTGTTCACAGAAAAGGAATTATTTTAGCAACGAATCCAATGCTGAAAAAATTATTTGGCTACAAAACAAGTCCGATTGGAAAATCAATAATAGCGTACGTTACTACTGAATCGAAAAAAATTGTTTTTGAAAAAGTAAAACAGGACAGCGAAGATAAATACGAAGCTGAAATGTTGAGGGAAAACGGCACAACATTTAATGCCGAATTGATAGGAAGGAAAATAATTTATGAAGGAAGACAGGCTCGAGTAACGGCAATTAGAGATATTACAAGTCAAAAAAAATACGAACAAGCACTTAAAAAAAGCGAAGAAGAATACCGACTTTTATTCAAAGTAAGTCCAGTGCCTATGTTTGTGTATTCCAGAAACACACACAAAATACTGCAAGTGAACGATGCGGCGATAAAAAAATACGGTTATTCGGAAAAAGAATTTTTATCAAAAACAATCAAAGACATTCGTCCGAAAGAGGAAGCAAAAAAATTAGTTGAGCACGAAAAAAAGAATCAAAAAGACACCTCAAATGTTAGGTATCACGGACTGTGGAAACACCTAAAAAAGGACGGAAAAATAATTGATGTTGAAATCAGTACTACTTCGATTTATATGAATGGAGAAGTTTGTGATTTAACGACTATAAATGATGTTACAGAAACAATCCGAACCAAAAATTTATTGATTGAATCTGAAAAAAATTTTTCGCAAGTACTCGAAAAAATAGATGAATTTGTTTATTATTTTGAGTACGATGAAAAAGGACTTCCACAACCAAAATATGTAGGGAGCCAATCTGAAAAATTAATGGGACTTACGGTAAAAGAGTATTTAAAATCGGGCTATAAATTATTAGAGGATTGCCATCCGGAAGATGTGGCGCGCATGTTGGCGGCATCAAAAAAAATAAAAAAAGAAAAGGAGCCGCAGGTAGAAAGGTATCGCTATAAATTAAAATCGTGGAAAGAATACAAATGGATTGAAGAGCGTATTTTCCCGCAAGTAGATGCGAAAGGAAAACACATCGGCAATTTTGGGATAATGCGAGATGTAACAGAGCAAGCAAAAGCATCTCAAGAAATAGTGCGCGAAAAAGACAAATTAAAACATTATTTGGATGTTGCTGGCATATTATTGGTGGCTTTAGATGCGAATCAGAACGTGTTGTTGGTCAATCAGAAAGGCTGCGAAGTACTTGGTTATAAAGAAGAAGAAATTATCGGAAAAAATTGGTACGAACATTTTGTTCCGAAAGTAGAATCAAAAAAGAGGAAAAATAATTTTTTGAAACGTTTTGCAACGGACTCAACTATTTTCCAAGTTGAAAACGAAATTCTCACAAAAAGCGGTAAGAAAAGAAGGATAGCCTGGAAAGATTCGATTCTTTTTGATGACGACAAAAAGCCAATTGCGATGATTTCTTCGGGCGAAGATATTACAGAGAAAAGATTAGCGGAAATCGCTTTGCGTGAAAGCGAATCTCGGTTCAAGCTGCTTTCAAAAGCCACCAATGAAGGGATCGCTATTATTGATAATGATGGTGTTATTATTGACTCAAACGACCAATACGCCCACATGTATGGGATGAAGGCGGCTTCGGAAATAATCGGCATAAGTTGCCTGTCTTTAATTGCTCCAGAAAGTAAAAATATTGTCAAAGAAAGAATTGCAAATAATATTTCTGGTCTATACAGGTGTTGGTGTTTAAAAGTAGATGGTACAAAATTTTTGATGGAAGTGCATTCGCGAAAAATCCCGTATAATGGATTGGAAGTGCGCATGTCGGCAGTAACAGACGTTACCGAAAGCCAGAAATACGAAAATGAGTTGAAGCAAAGTAGAGCAAATTATAAGAGCTTAGTAGACTATTCGCCCGATGGCGTTTTTATTCATGTGGATGGAAAAGTAAAATTTGCCAATCCAAGTGCACTTCGAATAATAGAAGCAGATAACTTTGAGCAGGTAAGTGAGCAGCTTGTTTTAAAATTTTTATTGCCAGAATATCATACCCTTGCCATTGATCGAATAAAACAAACGAAAAAAGGACAACTGATGCCTTTTTATGAAGTAAAAGCAACTACGTTAAAAGGGAATAAAATAGAATTAGAAATTAAGGCGATGCCCATTAAATACAATGGAGAAAATGCCATACAAGTGGTAGTACACGATACTACAATTGAAAAAAACTTTTTAAAAGAACAATTGCGGGCGCAGGTGGCAGAAGAGCAAAAAGAAAAATTAGAAAGGGAAATAGCTGTACGAAAAAAAATACAGCAAGAACTACAAAAAAGCGAAGAAAAATACCGCGCTATTTACGACCAAGCGCATATTGGAATTGCACGTACCGACTTGAAAGGAAAATTTTTGCAAGTGAATCATTATCTCTCGGGAATGCTTGGCTTTACTCAGGAAGAATTTGTTGGAAAAAGTGTTCTCGAATATACACATCCAGAAGATGTGCAAAAAACAAAAGAATCATTTACAGAAAAAATTTCCGGAAAAACGGATAAAACAAGACTCGAAAAAAGATACATTCATAAAAGCGGAAAAAATGTTTTTGTTGAAGTTACCGGATCTGCGATAAAAGATATCGATGGTTCACCGATGTATTTTTTGAGTGTGATTGAAGATGTAACGGAAAAGCGCGAAAATGAAAAAGAATTGATCACAAAATCTGCAAAAATAAATGCTATTTTTCAAAACTCTTCTCATTTAATTTATACTGTTAGCAGAGACGGGATTTTAACTTCGTACAACGATAATTATCGCCAAATTACCGAGTTTGCTTATGGCGGAAGCCCGAAAGTGGGTTCGCGCTTATTTATTTCATCCTCGAAGGAAAAAAGTATTTCGAAACAATTTTTAGATCAAGCGACGCTATCGCATCAAATCGCGTTGAGCGGTATTTCGCAACAATACGAACAGAAAGTTGTAGGACAAGACGGACAAGTTAAATGGTTTGAGATCTCGCTCGATCCGATTGTTTTACCAGACGGAAAAATTGAAGAGGTTTCGTATATCGCACACGACATAACGGAAAAAAAGGAAAACGAAATACAAATCGGACATTCTTTGCAAGAGAAAGAAGTGTTGTTAAAAGAAGTGCATCACCGTGTAAAAAACAATTTGCAAGTGATTTCCAGCATTCTCAATTTGCAATCTTCTTCTGCGAAAGATCCCGCTATTTTAGATCTTTTAAAAGAGAGCCAGAATCGAATAAAATCGATGGCGTATATTCATGAAAACCTATATCGTACCAACGATTTTGCAAATATTAAATTTTCGGAATATTTGATTACGTTGGCCGAAAATTTAGTGTATTCTTATGCCACGAATAGATGTCCGATAGAATTGAATCTCGAGATAGAAAATATTTTTATTAATTTAGACCTCGCAATACCTTGCGGATTGATTGTAAATGAATTGATGACTAACGCATTGAAATACGCATTTAAAGATCGGGCAAGCGGAAAAATAACCATTGAATTGAAGGAAAAAAACGAAAGAATAACGTTGTCAGTCATTGATAATGGGGTCGGTTTTCCGAAAGCAGTGGATTATAAAAACACCGAATCGTTGGGTTTGCAATTGGTGGTTACATTAACAGAACAGTTGAGCGGCACTATAACGCAGGAAGTCAATAATGGCACACGTTTCAGTATAGAGTTCAATCAAAAAACCAAAAAAAATGGGTAA
- a CDS encoding aminotransferase class I/II-fold pyridoxal phosphate-dependent enzyme, which yields MDISYIINQLGEERDNYFNAVTPPIMQSTNFCAKSVQDLRKVLLNEYETPFYTRGYNPTVGILRKKIAALEGAEDALVFGSGTAAMAAAIMSVAKAGDHVVCVKKPYSWTNALLNNYLVKYGVSTTMVDGTETKNFENAIRENTKLIYLESPNSLTFELQDIEAISKIAKQKNITTILDNSYSSPLQQSPIKMGIDLVIHSASKYLNGHSDVVAGVVCGSSERIKKMFGEEFMNIGGIISPHDAWLMIRGLRTLEIRVNRTSESTAQVVEFLENHPKIEKIFYPFSKNNPQLALAKKQMKKATGLFSVQIKTKNSSDIDTFCDSLKHFLMATSWGGYESLVFPICAMPKAKAGELPFNLVRIYIGLEDPNLLISDLKQALEKVKG from the coding sequence ATGGATATATCCTACATCATCAATCAATTGGGCGAAGAGCGCGACAATTATTTCAATGCGGTAACGCCTCCTATTATGCAAAGCACTAATTTTTGCGCGAAAAGCGTTCAAGATTTGCGAAAAGTTTTATTAAATGAATACGAAACGCCTTTCTACACACGCGGCTATAACCCGACTGTAGGAATTTTGCGAAAGAAAATTGCGGCATTGGAAGGTGCAGAAGATGCACTCGTTTTTGGAAGCGGAACTGCTGCAATGGCGGCTGCAATTATGTCCGTGGCGAAAGCCGGAGATCATGTAGTTTGCGTAAAAAAACCGTATAGTTGGACGAATGCTTTATTGAATAATTACCTTGTAAAATATGGCGTTTCCACCACAATGGTAGATGGAACCGAAACCAAAAATTTTGAAAATGCCATTCGTGAAAATACCAAATTAATTTATTTGGAAAGCCCGAATTCATTGACTTTTGAGCTCCAAGACATTGAAGCAATATCAAAAATCGCGAAGCAAAAGAACATTACTACGATTCTGGACAACAGTTATTCATCGCCGTTACAGCAAAGTCCTATAAAAATGGGCATTGATTTAGTCATCCATTCTGCCAGTAAATATTTAAACGGACACAGCGATGTGGTTGCTGGCGTGGTTTGCGGCTCGTCCGAAAGAATAAAAAAAATGTTTGGAGAAGAGTTTATGAATATCGGAGGAATTATTTCTCCGCACGATGCATGGTTGATGATTCGCGGATTAAGGACGCTGGAAATCCGCGTCAACAGGACTTCTGAAAGTACAGCGCAAGTAGTAGAATTTTTAGAAAATCATCCGAAAATTGAAAAAATATTTTATCCTTTTTCGAAAAATAATCCGCAATTAGCACTCGCTAAAAAACAGATGAAAAAGGCGACTGGCTTATTTTCTGTTCAAATTAAAACAAAAAATAGTTCTGACATTGATACTTTCTGCGACAGCTTAAAACATTTTTTAATGGCAACTTCTTGGGGCGGTTACGAATCGTTGGTTTTTCCTATTTGTGCGATGCCTAAAGCAAAAGCTGGCGAATTACCTTTTAATTTAGTACGCATTTATATCGGTTTGGAAGATCCTAATTTATTGATTTCCGATTTAAAACAAGCACTGGAAAAAGTAAAAGGCTAA
- a CDS encoding lactate utilization protein B, translated as MERVEKFLENAEKQVFDVEQKSILKKSFSQYENYFSEAVLQYENLDLAKKRAANLKNKTIEELDKYLVDFETNFTKKGGKIIWAQDDKEALQEILQILKKHDAKTVVKAKSMLTEEIELNKFLHENQIEALETDVGQYIQQVAEETSYHLVNPSIHKSKAQINKLLNEKKGVHPESSAEDMVFFIRNSLRSNYFSAQVGISGANFLIADTGSVALTENEGNIGLSVSCPKIHIVIAGIEKMIPSMNDLDLFWSLLATYGTGQNLTAYNSIVSGPRQTGETDGPEEMYVILLDNGRSNLLAEQDRRAALSCIRCGACQNVCPVFQNIGGHAYDTTYGGPIGSVITPHLKGMDGYKHLSFASSLCGKCTQSCPVNIDIHKMLLYNRRDSIKTGNTTKAENWMWFFWKGAMLKRAKMEKGGAKVKNFMLKQFFKKSWGERRDLPQVAAKSFNQIWRERMKIS; from the coding sequence ATGGAACGTGTAGAGAAATTTTTAGAGAATGCCGAAAAACAAGTTTTTGATGTGGAACAGAAATCCATTCTCAAAAAAAGTTTTTCGCAGTACGAAAATTATTTTTCTGAAGCCGTTTTACAATACGAAAATTTAGATTTAGCAAAGAAAAGAGCCGCTAATCTGAAAAACAAAACCATCGAAGAATTGGATAAATATTTGGTAGATTTTGAAACCAATTTTACCAAAAAAGGCGGGAAAATAATTTGGGCGCAAGATGACAAAGAAGCACTTCAGGAAATTTTACAAATTCTAAAAAAGCACGACGCAAAAACCGTAGTAAAAGCAAAATCAATGCTTACGGAAGAAATTGAATTGAATAAATTTTTGCATGAAAATCAAATTGAAGCGCTGGAAACCGATGTGGGACAATACATTCAGCAAGTTGCCGAAGAAACGTCGTATCATTTAGTTAATCCATCCATTCATAAAAGTAAAGCCCAAATCAATAAATTATTGAACGAAAAAAAAGGTGTTCATCCGGAAAGTTCCGCGGAAGACATGGTTTTTTTTATTCGAAATTCCTTGCGCTCCAACTATTTTTCTGCGCAAGTCGGAATCAGCGGTGCTAATTTTTTAATTGCAGATACTGGCTCTGTAGCACTCACGGAAAATGAAGGGAACATTGGGCTTTCCGTTTCTTGTCCAAAAATTCACATTGTGATTGCAGGCATCGAAAAAATGATTCCGTCGATGAACGATTTGGATTTATTTTGGTCTTTATTGGCAACTTACGGAACAGGACAAAATTTGACGGCGTATAATTCGATTGTCAGCGGACCGCGCCAAACGGGCGAAACAGATGGTCCAGAAGAAATGTATGTGATTTTATTGGACAATGGCAGATCGAATTTATTGGCGGAGCAAGACAGGCGTGCGGCACTTTCCTGCATTCGTTGCGGCGCTTGCCAAAATGTATGTCCTGTTTTTCAAAATATTGGAGGACACGCTTACGATACAACGTACGGCGGACCGATTGGCTCCGTTATTACGCCGCATTTAAAAGGAATGGACGGATATAAACACTTGAGTTTTGCTTCTTCGCTTTGCGGAAAATGCACGCAAAGTTGTCCGGTAAATATTGACATTCATAAAATGCTTTTGTACAATCGCAGAGATTCTATAAAGACTGGTAACACTACGAAAGCAGAGAATTGGATGTGGTTTTTTTGGAAAGGCGCGATGTTAAAACGTGCGAAAATGGAAAAAGGCGGCGCGAAAGTGAAGAATTTTATGTTGAAACAATTCTTCAAAAAATCCTGGGGCGAAAGGCGCGATTTACCACAAGTTGCCGCAAAATCCTTCAATCAAATTTGGCGAGAACGAATGAAAATTTCGTGA
- a CDS encoding AI-2E family transporter, protein MNESSRFPTYLRIVISIIGIYFLFAILIAGQSIIVPIIYASLFAILLNPIVRLFTRIGLNRVLSIIITLILALFSIAMLFIFLSSQASHFSESLPLVIDKFYKLLDQSVNDFSGYFNISAGSIMDWLAKTRGEELSKFSSGISSAISSMESTLFVLLIIPIYIFMILFYKPLLMEFLQKLAGKLHKQQVDEFLSSTKSLIQSYLIGLLIEAAIVATMYSAGLLIIGIEYAILLGIIGALLNIIPYIGGVLAVTLYMLIDFTTKDSASGVLWIAMLFVFVHVIDNSYIIPKVVAAKVKINALVAITAVLTGGAIWGVPGMFLAIPLTGVIKLVFDRIEIVKPFGFLLGDTMPDIIRFKIKKRKKKINK, encoded by the coding sequence ATGAACGAATCTTCCAGATTTCCAACTTACCTAAGAATAGTAATATCTATCATCGGTATCTATTTTTTATTCGCTATTTTAATAGCCGGACAAAGCATTATTGTGCCAATAATTTATGCAAGTCTGTTTGCGATTCTGTTAAATCCCATTGTCAGGCTGTTTACACGTATTGGATTAAATAGGGTGCTTTCAATTATAATCACTTTAATATTGGCGCTTTTCTCAATTGCGATGCTTTTTATTTTCCTGTCTTCTCAGGCAAGCCATTTCAGCGAATCACTGCCTCTTGTTATTGATAAATTTTATAAATTATTAGATCAATCTGTAAACGATTTTTCAGGATATTTTAATATCAGCGCGGGGTCTATTATGGATTGGTTAGCAAAAACAAGAGGGGAAGAACTGAGCAAATTCAGCTCCGGCATAAGTTCAGCCATTTCGAGTATGGAAAGTACTCTGTTTGTATTGCTGATTATTCCTATTTATATTTTCATGATATTATTTTACAAACCATTGTTGATGGAATTTTTGCAGAAATTAGCCGGAAAGCTTCACAAGCAACAGGTGGACGAGTTTCTTTCGAGCACAAAATCGCTGATTCAAAGTTATTTAATCGGATTGCTTATTGAAGCTGCTATTGTAGCTACCATGTATTCGGCTGGACTTTTAATTATAGGAATAGAATATGCAATACTATTGGGGATTATCGGAGCGCTACTGAATATTATTCCATATATCGGTGGAGTTCTGGCTGTTACTTTATATATGCTCATTGATTTCACAACCAAAGATTCAGCATCTGGTGTGCTTTGGATTGCAATGCTTTTTGTGTTCGTTCATGTAATTGATAACAGCTATATTATTCCTAAGGTAGTTGCCGCCAAGGTAAAAATTAATGCGCTTGTAGCAATAACCGCAGTACTTACTGGAGGAGCAATTTGGGGAGTACCCGGTATGTTTCTTGCAATCCCGCTTACTGGAGTTATTAAGCTTGTTTTTGACCGTATTGAAATAGTAAAACCTTTTGGATTTTTATTGGGAGATACCATGCCTGATATTATACGTTTTAAAATTAAAAAGAGGAAGAAAAAAATTAATAAGTAA